TAGACGTCGTTAATCCAACCAAGTGTGACGCAAAGGTCCCATTTGGATACAACCGTGCCTCTGATTGGATAAAATGAAGTCCAGTAATATTTTGAGCTTCAATCTTCTTCTTAGTTGTCAATGAGATATTTTGACCAGCCGTCCCAAATTCAATCTGGAACTTACCATTGCCTTTTTGGAGCGTTGTCAGGGCCTGCTTATAACTAATAGATAGATACTTAGCTAACACTCGTGCGGCTTTGGCATCATTTTTAACATATAAAGCTTTCCCATTGGCACTTCGCTGATTCTTAGCCATAATCGCATAAATCGTATACGTACTGGTATCTTCCGCAATTGCATCTCCATTAGCACTATAAATTGTCCCGCGCTTAGCGGCAACTGTTTGATCTTCGGTATAAAGTTGTTTCGTCGCACTCGCCAAGTTAACCCCATTAACATGACGACCAATCGCAATATATGAAAAACGAATGATCAAAACACCAAAAACGACAATCGCCCCAAAGAATAGCCATTGGCCAAAGATTCTACGATTTTGTTTTGGTGACCGTTTCGAAGTCATTCGTTGTTTATTCTTATTCATTTGTAAACATTCCTTATGCTACCATTATTCAACGATAGCCCAAACTCTTTCGCAATTTTATTTAAGCGCGTCCGGCTGGAAAGCTCGCTAATTTGTTGCGTTGCTGAAGTGTTGCTAGCCTCAACCTTTGTGATTTTGTTTTGAACTGTCTGCAACTGGCTTTCAGTATTGCCAATTGTAATATTAATCGAAACTAAAGCGATTGCAAGGGCAAAGACAACCAAACTAAAACTAACACACAGCGCCTTTTCAAATCCTGAAAATGGGATGCGTTGCGTTTCAATAGCTGGATTTGGGGTTACGACAGTTTTATGTACTGGGGTCGTCGACGTATTCGGGGCTTTGCGGGGCAACTCCCGCGCCAATCCATTTTGGGCCATTTCATTTCACTCCTTAAGTTCTAATTATGTTTTTTATTTAAACGTTCAATCACGCGTAATCTAGCACTACGCGCCCGGCGATTAGCCGTAATTTCAGCTTCACTAGGCACAATCGGCTTCCGACTCACTAGTCGATAATCCGGTTGCATGTCGTCTGGGATTACTGGTAACCCTGGCGGCAATTCTGGCAAATCGCTATGCTCTTTAAAAATTGTTTTTACTAATCGATCTTCTAATGATTGAAAGGTAATGACACTAACACGGCCTTGAACACCAATCAGGTCAACGGCTTGTTCCAAGGACGTCTCTAGTACGCCTAATTCATTATTAACAGCAATCCGAATCGCTTGAAAAACTCGCTTGGCAGGATGACCACCCGTTCGCCGGGCTCGCGCTGGAATCGCACTTTTAATTAACTCAACCAACTCACCGGTCGTTTCGATTGGCGCCGTTTCCCGGGCCCGCTCAATAGCGCGCGCCACCTGTTTAGAAAACTTTTCTTCACCATACCGATAAAAGATTCGGACCAAATCAGCATAAGGCCATGTATTCACCACAATCTGCGCCGTCAACGGGGCACTTTGATCCATCCGCATATCCAAAGGCGCATCATGCTGATAAGAAAAGCCTCGTTCAGCGTTATCAAACTGGGGTGATGACACCCCTAAATCATACACAATTCCATCAACTTGGGTAATACCGCGAGCTGCTAATTCCGTTTTTAAATTTGCAAAATTGCTTTTTATAAAGGTTACTTGATCAGTTGCCAAGTAAGCAGCCAGATTTTCTTGATTATAGTCAATCGCCGTTTGATCTTGGTCAAAACTAAATAAATGACCGTTTGGTCCAAGTTGTTCTAAGATTCGCCGCGAATGACCACCGCCACCCAACGTACAGTCGACATAAACGCCGGTCGGCTTAATTGCTAACGCCGCGACGGCCTCTTCTAATAACACCGTTGTATGTTCAAATTCTGCCACGCCAAGTCCTCCTCATACGTTTACATTTTTAAGTTAAAAATCAATCAAATTTTCAGCTAAATCATCAAAGTTAGCTGCCGTCTCAGTTTCAAAAGCTTGCCATTTAGCGGCACTCCAAATTTCAAACCGATCAGAAACCCCAACAATGACACATTGTTTTTCTAATTTCGCATATTGACGCAATGACGACGGAATCATCACGCGCCCTTGTTTGTCTAGTTCACACTCGGCCGCTGCGGCATAAAAAAACCGGACGAAGGCACGGGCGTCTTTCTTAGTTAACGGTAAATCATCTAATTGAGCTTGTAACGTCGCCCACCGTGCGGCCGGATAGCCAAAAATACAACCATCCATCCCGCGAGTAATCACGAAAGTTGTTCCTAACAGGTCTCGAAACTTAGCTGGGATGATTAAACGACCCTTAGCATCTAAGGCATGTTCAAACTCACCAAAAAACATCTTAGACGCCACAGTCAATCAACCCCTTTCATTAAACATAATTAAGTCTACCACACCCCCCCACTTCCTACCACATTGATTTGTGACCTTTTCAAATTTGTTAATAAAAATGATAAAAAAGCCCCCACCAATGAACAATCATTGGTGGGGGCTAGTGGGGCTAATTTTCAGTAATTGGCACATTTACGCAATAAAATGGAAAATTAACGCTAAACCATAAACTAAGATAACTACTAAATCACTGGCACGCCAATAGAGCTTTAAAAAGCGTCCGTAAAGGATTTCTCCGCGTTGAATGACCTCCAGAATGGTCAACCCAATGCCCAAAATCATTAACGAAATCACTTCATAGGGTACGATTGAATCGGCCATGGTCTGCAGGGTTAGGAAGTGAGTAAAGATAATTAAAAATGGACACCAGAAATCAATAATTAATAACCCGGTTGGCCAGTGACGGCCTAACAGCCGTTTTAAGCCCATTAAAATAATCGAAAATACCACAATAAAACTTAATTGTCCTAGCCAAGTTGTAAATAGGTCGTGCATTGCGGCTTCCCTCCTATTAGGTTCGCTATTATTATAGGGATTCTCGATTGACTTTTCAACCAGTCCAACCAGCCTTATAATAATATTCAGGTTAAGAAATGGAGGTATTCCCCTTGTTGCAATACTTTTCAACTCATTCGGCTGGGTTAGTCATGACACCGAAACAGACCGCTCAAACGGATTGGATCAATATTGAACGTCCCACTGCTAGCGAAATCGATACTTTGGTTCAGAAATTTAACTTTCCACGTGATTATCTGACCGCGGTCCTCGACGACGCCGAAGTGTCACGAACTGAACAACTGAATCAAGCAACGCCGGACCAACCCGCTTTGATTGTGATGCAATTTCCGAAACTAACCACCAGTGACCTCGGTTACTTGGAATACCAGGTCTTTCCATTTGCCTTAATTCTCACCCCAACGGTCATTCTCACAATCAGCGATTACCCAGCTAGCTTTATTCAAGATTTCGTGCTGGCTCCAGCAGCATCACGCCTGAGCTTGGATAATCACGAAGCTTTTGTGCTAACAATTATGTGGTCGATTTCACACGCCTACGTGACGGCGTTAGAAGCAATCAACAATCAGACTGCGGCCTTAGAACGACGTTTAACACGGGCCACACGTAATGCCGAAATTTTCCGAATTATGGCTTATCAAAAATCTTTAATCCGATTTAAAGCGGCCTTAACTCAGAATGCCCCCATTTTAAAAATGGTCGAAAATTCACCAACTTTATTTAACACGCCTAAACACCAAGCCTTAACAACTGATATTATTGTTGAAACTAAGCAAGCAGCTGACATGGCTGCCACCACCAATCAGATTTTACAGCAGTATAGTCAATTAGTCAGTGCCGTTATTTCGAATAATCTAAATGATGTGATGAAAGTTTTAACTTCATTAACGATTATCTTAACTATCCCAACAATTATTGGTGGCATTTACGGCATGAACGTCCATTTACCAGGTGCTAACCTCGTTCACGCCTTTAGTTGGCTGATGTTAGGGACTATCATCTTATGCATTTTAAGTATCGAATACTTAAAAAATCATGACTATTTTTAATTGTTAATTGAAAAAAGGCCCATTCCACGTTAAACTATGAAAGAATTACTGAAAAAGTGTGGTGCATATTAAACTAATGAAGAAAAAATCAACGTTCCAGAAAATTACAATGGTCATTGTTTGGGTCATGATTATCTCAATGATTGGTTCACTGATTTTAACCGCCTTATCCGGGCTAGGGTTATTATCCTTTGGTTAATGCGATTGCAAAAAAATAAGTTGTTAAATTTCTAAATTAGAAATTTAACAACTTATTTTTTATCTTAAAGTGCCAATGGCGATCGCTGCGCCAGCTTCAATTACAGGATAATCGCCTTGTTCAACGTATAGCGTTCCTGGCAATTCCGCCGTCGTTTTCCCAGTAAAACTAATGGCAATGTGCCCTAGATTCGTGAGATTTCGTTGCACTTCATCGCCAACGGCAGTAATTTGATAACTGGTATCATTAATTTTCAACTGCATCCCAGTCGTAATTGCCGCCTTAACTGGCTGAACATTAATGATATAGCAAGATGATCGTAAGGCATCCGGCGCTTCTTGACCGAATAGGATCAACATATTAATCGCACTAAAATCTTGAGCTTCTTGACCGACTTCAATGACTTGCGTTTCAAAAACTAATTCTTGCTTATTATTTAACATCGTAAATGACCCTCACATTCTTTTTTATTTACCAGCGTACAATCCAAAACTTGCAATCCAAGCTACGAATACCCGCGGCACACCATTAATAAAACGTGAATATAATACTGATGGCACACCAACTTCAACTGTTGCGGCGTCCGCTTCTTCTAGTCCTAAACCAACTGGAATAAAATCACACCCATTTTGAGTGTTGATGGCAAATAACGCTGGCAATGCAAATTGTGGTGAAATATTACCTTTACCAATTTCAACCCCAATCAGCGTACCAATAACTTGACCGATGACCCCACCAGGTCCTAGTAATGGTGATAGAAATGGCAACGAACAGATAAAGCCAAGAATCATGAGTCCCCAAATATTACCAGCTAACGGTGACATTAACTTAGCAAACGCTTTACCTAGTCCTGAACCATTAATAATGCCAATTAATAAAGAGACAAACGCCATAAATGGAATAATCGTATTAATCACCGTTTGAACGGCATCTTTAGCAGCTTGATTAAAAGTTGCCACGACCCGACCAGCTGCCACCCCAACTTTAGCAATCAGACCAGGCTGATTACTAGGTTGCTGAGTCAAAGATTTAGTTTGATCATACTGAGGCGTTGGCTGAGCTGCCTCAGTGCCCATCGTCTCAGAGGCTTGCCCATCGTGGTCATTAGCTGATACTTGGTCAACATCGACATTGGATACATATAATTCTGGCGTAATAAACTGGGCTAACGGGCCACTTTTTCCAGTTGGTAAAACATTAACCGTTAAAATCCCTTTTTTAGGGTAAATACCACATCGTAAGGTCCCGCCACAATCAATCACAGCTAGGGCAGTTTCTTCATCCGGGATTGAGGTCTTAAAGCCATCGACTGCTTCCATCCCACTTAACCTAGCAATTTTATCAACAATTGCCGGACGATTACCACCGGTTACATAAATAAATTTATGTTTTTGTTCCGTGGGGGTAATGATTAATGGACCACCAAAACCACCGGTGCCTTTTACAATCCGAATACTTTTCCATGCCATCATTTATCTTCTCCTTAGACTGTTGTCTGCCTTGCCGTCAGATCAACGGTCTTTGATAATTTAACACCAGATGTTCGACAAACGTACGCAGTCGTAAAATCAGTTACCCAACCGCCAATAAAGTTCATCACTAAACCAACCAATAAATAGCGCATCGCTAAATCCATCGTATCTAACCCTAGTTTTTGAACCCCTTGGGCTATTCCCATCCAAATAAAGAGCTCCCCTGGATTGATATGTGGAAAGACCCCATTACTGGTGTGACAGAATTGAGCTTGAGCCGCATAATAACTCGGTTTATAGTATTCTGGTAAGAATCGTCCTAGTGAGAATGCCATTGGATTACCTAACATAAAGGCCGAAAGAAACGGTAAAATCATATAGCGTGTTAACACATTACGTGAGGAGGCCTGTGCTAACCGCGTCATCCGTTTTTCACCTAAGAATGCAATGATTGTATTCATTAACACGAGTAACAGTAACACGACCGGTACAATTGATGACATCCAACCAATAAAAGTTTTCCCACCGCTTTGAAACAAGCCCATAAACCCAGACGCAAAATCAGTAATAATTTTCATTTGATATTCTCCCTCTCTATCCGCGTACGAAATGACGCTTAA
This region of Lactobacillus sp. CBA3605 genomic DNA includes:
- the mraZ gene encoding division/cell wall cluster transcriptional repressor MraZ, with amino-acid sequence MFFGEFEHALDAKGRLIIPAKFRDLLGTTFVITRGMDGCIFGYPAARWATLQAQLDDLPLTKKDARAFVRFFYAAAAECELDKQGRVMIPSSLRQYAKLEKQCVIVGVSDRFEIWSAAKWQAFETETAANFDDLAENLIDF
- a CDS encoding magnesium transporter CorA family protein, which produces MLQYFSTHSAGLVMTPKQTAQTDWINIERPTASEIDTLVQKFNFPRDYLTAVLDDAEVSRTEQLNQATPDQPALIVMQFPKLTTSDLGYLEYQVFPFALILTPTVILTISDYPASFIQDFVLAPAASRLSLDNHEAFVLTIMWSISHAYVTALEAINNQTAALERRLTRATRNAEIFRIMAYQKSLIRFKAALTQNAPILKMVENSPTLFNTPKHQALTTDIIVETKQAADMAATTNQILQQYSQLVSAVISNNLNDVMKVLTSLTIILTIPTIIGGIYGMNVHLPGANLVHAFSWLMLGTIILCILSIEYLKNHDYF
- a CDS encoding DUF4044 domain-containing protein codes for the protein MKKKSTFQKITMVIVWVMIISMIGSLILTALSGLGLLSFG
- a CDS encoding PTS glucitol/sorbitol transporter subunit IIB, with translation MAWKSIRIVKGTGGFGGPLIITPTEQKHKFIYVTGGNRPAIVDKIARLSGMEAVDGFKTSIPDEETALAVIDCGGTLRCGIYPKKGILTVNVLPTGKSGPLAQFITPELYVSNVDVDQVSANDHDGQASETMGTEAAQPTPQYDQTKSLTQQPSNQPGLIAKVGVAAGRVVATFNQAAKDAVQTVINTIIPFMAFVSLLIGIINGSGLGKAFAKLMSPLAGNIWGLMILGFICSLPFLSPLLGPGGVIGQVIGTLIGVEIGKGNISPQFALPALFAINTQNGCDFIPVGLGLEEADAATVEVGVPSVLYSRFINGVPRVFVAWIASFGLYAGK
- a CDS encoding DUF3397 domain-containing protein gives rise to the protein MHDLFTTWLGQLSFIVVFSIILMGLKRLLGRHWPTGLLIIDFWCPFLIIFTHFLTLQTMADSIVPYEVISLMILGIGLTILEVIQRGEILYGRFLKLYWRASDLVVILVYGLALIFHFIA
- the ftsL gene encoding cell division protein FtsL, which encodes MAQNGLARELPRKAPNTSTTPVHKTVVTPNPAIETQRIPFSGFEKALCVSFSLVVFALAIALVSINITIGNTESQLQTVQNKITKVEASNTSATQQISELSSRTRLNKIAKEFGLSLNNGSIRNVYK
- a CDS encoding PTS glucitol/sorbitol transporter subunit IIC, with product MKIITDFASGFMGLFQSGGKTFIGWMSSIVPVVLLLLVLMNTIIAFLGEKRMTRLAQASSRNVLTRYMILPFLSAFMLGNPMAFSLGRFLPEYYKPSYYAAQAQFCHTSNGVFPHINPGELFIWMGIAQGVQKLGLDTMDLAMRYLLVGLVMNFIGGWVTDFTTAYVCRTSGVKLSKTVDLTARQTTV
- the rsmH gene encoding 16S rRNA (cytosine(1402)-N(4))-methyltransferase RsmH; its protein translation is MAEFEHTTVLLEEAVAALAIKPTGVYVDCTLGGGGHSRRILEQLGPNGHLFSFDQDQTAIDYNQENLAAYLATDQVTFIKSNFANLKTELAARGITQVDGIVYDLGVSSPQFDNAERGFSYQHDAPLDMRMDQSAPLTAQIVVNTWPYADLVRIFYRYGEEKFSKQVARAIERARETAPIETTGELVELIKSAIPARARRTGGHPAKRVFQAIRIAVNNELGVLETSLEQAVDLIGVQGRVSVITFQSLEDRLVKTIFKEHSDLPELPPGLPVIPDDMQPDYRLVSRKPIVPSEAEITANRRARSARLRVIERLNKKHN
- a CDS encoding PTS glucitol/sorbitol transporter subunit IIA, yielding MLNNKQELVFETQVIEVGQEAQDFSAINMLILFGQEAPDALRSSCYIINVQPVKAAITTGMQLKINDTSYQITAVGDEVQRNLTNLGHIAISFTGKTTAELPGTLYVEQGDYPVIEAGAAIAIGTLR